The following coding sequences are from one Mesorhizobium onobrychidis window:
- a CDS encoding sugar phosphate isomerase/epimerase family protein: MKLGLLTAPFADTPLGEVADWASSAGFEALEIACWPKSSGAARRYAGTSHIDAASTSASQAKEITAALAEENLSISGLGFYPNPLHPDAAHRKAVIDHLKKVIVLASHMGVPVVNTFCGGDAAKTIDANWQEALKVWPDIIAHARDNGVKLAFENCPMIFSYDEWPGGHNIAYSPYIWRRILEAWGGDVGMNFDPSHLVWQMIDQARFIREFGPYMLHVHAKDLMIDRDGLYERGILSAGMGWQVPRMPGLGDVDWNVIFSGLYRVGYDGPIIIEHEDRRFEGSDENVKRGFLLARDVLRPFVK, encoded by the coding sequence ATGAAGCTCGGACTGCTCACCGCACCGTTTGCCGACACCCCGCTTGGCGAGGTCGCCGACTGGGCAAGTTCCGCCGGCTTCGAGGCGCTGGAGATCGCCTGCTGGCCGAAATCCTCAGGCGCCGCCCGGCGCTATGCCGGCACCAGCCATATCGACGCCGCTTCGACCTCGGCCTCGCAGGCCAAGGAAATCACCGCAGCACTGGCGGAAGAGAACCTGTCGATCTCGGGCCTCGGTTTCTACCCCAATCCGCTGCATCCCGATGCCGCCCACCGCAAGGCCGTCATCGATCATTTGAAGAAGGTGATCGTGCTGGCGAGCCATATGGGCGTGCCTGTCGTCAACACCTTCTGCGGCGGCGACGCTGCAAAAACCATCGACGCCAACTGGCAAGAGGCACTCAAGGTCTGGCCTGATATCATCGCGCATGCGCGCGACAACGGCGTCAAGCTGGCTTTTGAGAACTGCCCGATGATCTTCAGCTATGACGAGTGGCCGGGCGGGCACAACATCGCCTATTCGCCCTATATCTGGCGCCGCATTCTAGAGGCCTGGGGCGGCGACGTCGGCATGAATTTCGACCCGTCGCACCTGGTCTGGCAGATGATCGATCAGGCCCGCTTCATCAGGGAGTTCGGCCCGTACATGCTGCATGTCCATGCCAAGGACCTGATGATCGATCGTGATGGACTTTACGAGCGCGGTATTCTCTCGGCCGGCATGGGCTGGCAGGTGCCGCGCATGCCGGGGCTTGGCGATGTCGACTGGAATGTGATCTTCTCCGGCCTCTATCGCGTCGGCTACGACGGACCCATCATCATCGAGCACGAGGACCGGCGGTTTGAGGGGAGCGACGAAAACGTCAAGCGGGGTTTTCTGCTGGCCCGCGACGTGCTGCGCCCCTTCGTGAAATGA
- a CDS encoding SDR family oxidoreductase codes for MELRLEGRVVLVTGATQGIGRAIAETLARASAGGLLVTGREPVRGNEVATSLSQAGTPTTFIAADLADTTAPARLVDECIGRFGRIDALVNAAGLTNRASFLDADLDDWAALFAVNARAPFFLMQAAITQMRKQGQGGAIVNILSINAHCGSPELAVYSATKGALATLTRNAANAHRFDRIRVNGINVGWTDTPAERIMQAETLGHGPGWIDAANASQPFGRLLAADEVANLAVFLLSDASGPMTGALIDQEQWVVGANR; via the coding sequence ATGGAGCTTCGGCTGGAAGGCAGGGTGGTGCTGGTCACCGGTGCGACGCAAGGCATCGGCCGGGCGATCGCCGAGACGCTCGCGCGCGCTAGTGCCGGCGGCCTGCTGGTCACCGGCCGCGAGCCCGTGCGTGGCAACGAAGTTGCGACGTCGCTCTCCCAGGCAGGCACGCCAACCACATTCATCGCCGCCGATCTGGCTGATACCACGGCGCCGGCGCGGCTGGTGGACGAATGCATCGGCCGCTTCGGCCGTATCGACGCGCTGGTCAACGCCGCCGGCCTGACCAACCGCGCCTCGTTTCTCGATGCCGACCTCGACGATTGGGCGGCGCTGTTCGCCGTCAATGCGCGGGCGCCCTTCTTCCTCATGCAGGCAGCCATCACGCAGATGCGCAAGCAGGGTCAAGGCGGTGCGATCGTCAACATCCTGTCGATCAACGCGCATTGCGGCTCGCCGGAACTCGCCGTCTATTCCGCCACCAAGGGCGCACTCGCCACGCTGACCCGCAACGCCGCTAACGCGCACCGTTTCGACCGCATCCGCGTCAACGGCATCAATGTCGGCTGGACTGACACGCCGGCCGAACGCATCATGCAGGCCGAGACGCTGGGGCATGGCCCGGGCTGGATCGACGCCGCCAACGCGTCGCAGCCTTTCGGGCGCCTGCTGGCGGCCGACGAGGTGGCCAACCTCGCTGTCTTCCTGCTCTCCGACGCCTCCGGGCCGATGACCGGCGCGCTGATCGACCAGGAGCAATGGGTGGTGGGGGCGAACCGGTGA
- a CDS encoding YggT family protein, translated as MIALIQTIVLALDIYWWIIIASAIFSWLYAFNVVNSRNQFVDSVSNMLFRLTEPALRPIRRFLPDLGGIDISPIILLLILFFLRQFLLTTVAPLVV; from the coding sequence ATGATAGCCCTCATTCAGACCATTGTCCTGGCGCTTGACATTTATTGGTGGATCATCATCGCTTCGGCGATTTTCTCATGGCTCTACGCCTTCAACGTCGTCAACTCGCGCAACCAGTTCGTCGATAGCGTCAGCAACATGCTCTTCCGGCTGACCGAGCCGGCGCTGCGGCCTATCCGCCGCTTCTTGCCCGACCTCGGCGGGATCGACATTTCGCCGATCATCCTGCTTCTGATCCTGTTCTTCCTGCGGCAGTTCCTGCTCACCACGGTGGCGCCGCTGGTCGTCTGA
- a CDS encoding DUF167 family protein, with product MSASFRMRNDGVDLFVRLTPKAAMDRLEGIEISADGRSHLKARVRAVPENGAANQALERLVAKALGVPRSAVSVVAGGTARLKTLRILGDPAALAKGIEALGCA from the coding sequence ATGAGCGCGTCGTTTCGCATGCGTAACGACGGCGTCGACCTGTTCGTCCGGCTGACGCCGAAAGCGGCGATGGACAGGCTCGAAGGCATCGAGATCTCGGCGGATGGGCGAAGCCATCTGAAGGCTCGCGTCCGCGCCGTGCCGGAAAACGGCGCCGCCAATCAAGCGCTCGAACGGCTAGTCGCCAAGGCGCTGGGAGTGCCGCGATCGGCCGTCTCGGTCGTCGCCGGCGGCACGGCCCGGCTGAAGACGCTGCGCATCCTCGGCGATCCGGCTGCGCTGGCGAAAGGCATCGAGGCGCTCGGCTGCGCTTGA